The proteins below are encoded in one region of Vibrio sp. ED004:
- the lolA gene encoding outer membrane lipoprotein chaperone LolA, whose amino-acid sequence MKKVFALLFMSFSVFASPKEELSSRLALNAGFSADFKQVVTSPDGDVVMEGEGTVEIARPSLFRWETTFPDENLLVSDGQSLWYYSPFIEQVSIYWQEQATSQTPFVLLTRNQESDWDNYNVAQTGNQFTLTPTAVDSNQGDFQINITEKGIVQGFNVIEQDGQKGEFTFSNVDLGKPSADRFTFVAPEGVEVDDQRN is encoded by the coding sequence ATGAAAAAAGTATTCGCACTTTTATTTATGAGCTTCTCAGTGTTTGCTTCTCCGAAAGAAGAGCTGAGTAGCCGTTTGGCATTGAACGCAGGTTTTAGTGCTGACTTTAAACAAGTCGTGACCAGCCCTGATGGTGATGTGGTGATGGAAGGCGAGGGTACTGTAGAGATTGCGCGCCCTAGCTTATTCCGCTGGGAAACCACGTTCCCTGATGAAAACCTATTGGTATCTGATGGTCAAAGCTTGTGGTACTACAGCCCGTTCATTGAGCAAGTGAGCATTTACTGGCAAGAGCAAGCGACATCGCAAACGCCTTTCGTACTGCTGACTCGCAACCAAGAAAGTGATTGGGATAACTACAACGTCGCGCAAACGGGTAACCAATTTACGTTAACACCAACGGCAGTGGATTCTAACCAAGGTGATTTCCAGATTAACATCACCGAAAAGGGCATTGTTCAGGGTTTTAACGTGATTGAACAAGATGGCCAGAAAGGTGAGTTTACTTTCAGTAACGTTGATTTAGGTAAGCCATCAGCAGACCGCTTTACTTTTGTGGCACCGGAAGGTGTCGAGGTCGACGACCAAAGAAATTGA
- the serS gene encoding serine--tRNA ligase, whose amino-acid sequence MLDSKLLRAELDETAAKLARRGFALDVETIRELEEKRKSLQMKTEELQALRNSRSKSIGQAKAKGDHEEAERILAEVGNLGAELDQAKVALADLQAELETITMSIPNLPDAEVPDGKDEDDNVEVSRWGQPKTYDFEVKDHVDLGEMSGGLDFASAVKISGSRFIVMKGKFARLHRAIAQFMLDLHTDEHGYTEMYVPYLVNHDSLYGTGQLPKFGEDLFHTSPLTEQVSDVPLKTLSLIPTAEVPVTNMVRDTITDEAELPLKMTAHTPCFRSEAGSYGRDTRGLIRMHQFDKVELVQITKPEDSMAALEELTGHAEKVLQLLELPYRKVILCTGDMGFGSAKTYDLEVWVPAQETYREISSCSNMWDFQARRMQARFRRKGEKKPELVHTLNGSGLAVGRTMVAILENNQEADGRIAIPAVLQPYMGGVTHIG is encoded by the coding sequence ATGCTGGATTCTAAATTACTTCGAGCTGAGCTGGATGAAACAGCGGCAAAATTAGCACGTCGAGGCTTCGCCCTTGATGTAGAGACAATTCGTGAACTTGAAGAAAAACGTAAGTCCCTTCAGATGAAAACTGAAGAGCTGCAAGCGTTACGTAACTCTCGATCGAAGTCCATTGGTCAAGCGAAAGCAAAAGGCGACCATGAAGAAGCTGAGCGTATCCTTGCAGAAGTAGGCAACTTAGGCGCAGAACTAGACCAAGCTAAAGTAGCATTGGCTGACCTTCAAGCTGAACTAGAAACGATCACAATGTCTATTCCTAACCTTCCTGACGCAGAAGTGCCAGATGGTAAAGATGAAGACGATAACGTAGAAGTTTCTCGTTGGGGCCAACCTAAGACTTACGACTTCGAAGTTAAAGATCACGTTGACCTAGGCGAAATGTCTGGCGGTCTTGATTTTGCTAGCGCAGTTAAAATCTCTGGTTCTCGTTTCATCGTGATGAAAGGCAAATTTGCACGTCTACACCGTGCTATTGCTCAGTTCATGTTGGATCTTCACACTGATGAGCACGGCTACACAGAAATGTACGTACCGTACCTAGTGAACCACGATAGCCTATACGGTACTGGTCAACTTCCTAAGTTCGGCGAAGACTTGTTCCACACAAGCCCACTAACTGAGCAAGTAAGTGACGTACCTCTTAAGACTCTATCGCTTATCCCAACGGCAGAAGTACCGGTAACGAACATGGTTCGTGACACGATTACTGATGAAGCTGAACTGCCACTTAAGATGACAGCTCACACACCATGTTTCCGTTCTGAAGCAGGTTCTTACGGTCGTGACACTCGTGGTCTTATCCGTATGCACCAATTCGATAAAGTTGAACTAGTACAAATCACTAAACCAGAAGACTCTATGGCAGCTCTTGAAGAGCTAACAGGTCACGCTGAGAAAGTACTTCAACTTCTAGAGCTTCCTTACCGTAAAGTCATTCTATGTACGGGCGACATGGGCTTCGGTTCTGCGAAAACTTACGACTTAGAAGTATGGGTTCCAGCACAAGAGACTTACCGTGAAATCTCTTCTTGTTCAAACATGTGGGATTTCCAAGCGCGTCGTATGCAAGCTCGTTTCCGTCGTAAAGGCGAGAAGAAACCTGAACTTGTACACACACTAAACGGTTCTGGTCTTGCTGTAGGTCGTACTATGGTTGCTATTCTTGAGAACAACCAAGAAGCTGACGGCCGTATTGCTATCCCAGCAGTACTTCAACCATACATGGGCGGCGTAACGCACATCGGTTAA
- a CDS encoding replication-associated recombination protein A, with product MQLSNYSLDFAGDEDFRPLAARMRPETVEQYIGQQHILGPGKPLRRALEAGHIHSMILWGPPGTGKTTLAEVAANYANAEVERVSAVTSGVKDIRIAIEKARENKQAGRRTILFVDEVHRFNKSQQDAFLPHIEDGTVTFIGATTENPSFELNNALLSRARVYKLTSLNTDDISLVIRQAIEDKQRGLGDVPADFADNVLDRLAELVNGDARMSLNYLELLYDMAEDNDKGEKAITLQLLAEVAGEKVARFDNKGDIWYDLISAVHKSIRGSNPDAALYWSARMIAAGCDPLYIVRRLLAIASEDIGNADPRAMQVAMSAWDCFTRIGPAEGERAIAQAVVYLACAPKSNAVYTAWKQALTDAHNLPEYEVPHHLRNAPTTLMKDMGYGQEYRYAHDEPGAYAAGEKYLPPEMGEKQYYFPTKRGLETKIGEKLDYLADLDAKSPQKRYEK from the coding sequence TTGCAATTGAGTAATTACAGCTTAGATTTTGCAGGGGACGAAGATTTTCGTCCCCTTGCTGCTCGTATGAGACCTGAAACTGTTGAACAGTACATCGGTCAGCAGCATATATTGGGCCCCGGTAAACCACTTCGCAGAGCGCTGGAAGCGGGCCATATTCACTCCATGATTTTATGGGGGCCTCCGGGTACCGGTAAAACTACGTTGGCGGAAGTGGCTGCAAATTACGCCAATGCAGAAGTGGAGCGTGTATCAGCGGTAACATCGGGTGTGAAAGACATTCGCATTGCTATTGAGAAAGCACGAGAAAACAAGCAAGCAGGACGCAGAACGATTCTGTTTGTGGATGAGGTCCATCGCTTTAACAAGAGTCAGCAAGATGCCTTCCTACCTCATATTGAAGATGGCACGGTTACGTTTATCGGCGCGACTACAGAAAACCCTTCTTTTGAATTGAACAACGCTTTGTTGTCACGTGCGCGTGTCTACAAACTGACTTCTCTCAATACTGACGACATCTCCCTTGTTATTCGCCAAGCTATTGAAGATAAACAGCGTGGATTGGGTGATGTGCCTGCCGACTTCGCTGATAACGTCTTAGACCGTCTCGCTGAGTTGGTGAACGGTGATGCGCGTATGTCGCTCAACTATCTTGAGCTGCTGTACGACATGGCAGAAGACAACGATAAGGGCGAGAAAGCGATAACTTTGCAGTTGCTTGCTGAAGTGGCAGGTGAGAAAGTCGCTCGTTTCGATAACAAAGGCGATATTTGGTACGACCTAATCTCTGCGGTTCACAAATCGATTCGTGGTTCGAACCCTGATGCGGCGCTATATTGGTCGGCGCGAATGATTGCCGCGGGTTGTGACCCTCTGTATATCGTAAGGCGTTTACTGGCTATCGCTTCTGAAGATATTGGTAACGCTGACCCAAGGGCAATGCAGGTCGCTATGTCGGCTTGGGATTGCTTCACTCGTATTGGCCCTGCTGAAGGAGAACGTGCGATTGCTCAAGCGGTTGTTTATTTAGCATGTGCGCCAAAGAGTAATGCCGTTTACACCGCTTGGAAGCAAGCGTTAACCGATGCGCATAACCTTCCAGAGTACGAAGTGCCTCATCATTTACGAAATGCACCGACAACTTTGATGAAGGACATGGGCTACGGACAAGAATACCGTTATGCTCATGACGAACCGGGTGCCTACGCGGCTGGCGAAAAGTATCTGCCTCCTGAAATGGGAGAGAAACAATACTATTTCCCAACAAAACGAGGCTTAGAGACCAAAATTGGCGAGAAGCTAGATTATCTGGCGGATTTGGACGCAAAAAGCCCACAAAAACGCTATGAAAAGTAG